GAAGAGGCCGAGGTCTATGACGTCAGCGATCAATTGGCGCAGCTGGCGCTCCAAGGCCCAGCGGCCAGCGAGATCCTTCAACTGCTGACCGACGTGCAGTTGGAGCACATCCGCTTCTACTGGTTCGAACAGGGAGAGGTCGCTGGCGTCTCCTGTCTGATCTCCCGCACGGGCTATACGGGCGAAGACGGCTTCGAACTCTACGTCCCGGCCGCTTCGGCCGAATGGGTGTGGAATCGGTTGCTTGATGTCGGCCAAGCGGCGGGATTGAAGCCATGCGGCTTAGCGGCGCGGAACACTCTTCGATTAGAGGCGCGGATGCTGCTCTACGGTCACGACATGGATGAGACGACGACGGTATGGGAGGCCGACCTGGGGTGGATCGTGAAGTTGGAGAAAGGGGACTTCATCGGGCGCGACGCCTTGCGGCGGCAGAAGGAAGAAGGCCTCCAGCGCAAGCTCGTTGGCTTCGAAGTCCACGATCGCGCTCCGGCGCGAGAGGGGTATCCGGTCCTCGTCCAAGGCCATGTCGTGGGGCAGGTCACTTCGGGCAGCTACGCGCCCTTCCTTCAGAAGAACATCGGGCTGACCTACCTGCCGATCGAGCACACCACCATCGGGGCGAGATTCCACATTCGCGTGCGAGAGCGAGAGGTCGAGGCGGAGGTCGTACCCACGCCGTTTTACAAAAGGCCGCGGTAGAAGCGGCCTCATGGATGTTTCACAGGGAGGGAAGTGAGGATGGCCACGTATCCTGAGGATTGCCTGTATACGAGAGAGCACGAATGGATTCGCGTCGAGGATGACGTGGGGGTGATCGGTATCACCGATTACGCGCAAGAGGCGCTCGGCGATATCGTCTACGTCGAGCTGCCGAGCGTGGGGGATCATTTCAGTCAAGGCGAGCCATTCGGCAACGTGGAATCGGTCAAGGCCGTGAGCGAACTCTACATGCCCGTGAGCGGAGAGGTCGTGGAGGTCAATGCGGACTTGACCGAATCCCCACAGCTCGTCAACGAGGATCCGTATGGCGATGGTTGGATGGTGAAGATCGCGCTCTCGGACCCGACGGAGTTGGAGACGCTCATGTCGGCGAGCGAGTATGAGGAGTACGTCAAGGAGGAGAAGAAGAAGTGACTCCCCGCGGAACCGCCTTCGAGATCGTCGCTGTGTGCGACGGTCCGGCGTTCGGCGGGAGTGAGGGGAGGAGATCGGCATGCGGTACATTCCGAACGCGCCAGAAGAACGGGCCGAGATGCTGCGGGAGATCGGCTGCCCCACGGTCGAGCATCTCTTTCGCCCTATTCCGGAGAGATTCCGATTGAGAGAACCGTTGCGGCTTCCACCAGCGCGGTCGGAGGCGGAGGTCTTAGCGTTCTCCCGAGAATTGGCCGCGCGCAACGCGGCGGCGACCGAATACGCCCTCTTCCTGGGAGCGGGTGCGTATCATCATTTCATCCCGTCGGTGGTGGAGGCCCTGATCTCTCGCGCGGAGTTCACGACGGTCTATACCCCCTATCAACCGGAGATCGCGCAGGGGACGTTGCAGGCGCTCTTCGAATACCAGACGCTCATCTGTCAGCTCACGGGCATGGAGGTCGCTAACGCCTCGCTTTATGACGGTTCGACGGCGCTCGCAGAGGCCGTGCTCATGGCCGAGCGGGTGACGCGTCGGCGCGAGATCTTGCTGGCGGATAGCGTGCATCCTGAGTATCGAGAGGTCATTCGCACTTACACGCGGGCGCTCGGAGTGAACATTCGAAGGCTGGAGTACGATCCGGAGACTGGGGGAATAGCTCAGCGCGGCCTTGCGCCGAGCGCGGAGACGGCGGCCTTAGTCGTGCAATCGCCCAACTTCTTTGGCGTCATCGAAGACATCGAAGCGCTCGCCGAACGGGCGCACGAAGTGGGAGCGCTGCTCATTGTGGTCATCACCGAACCGATCAGCTTAGGCCTCATACGGCCGCCGGGAGAGCTGGGGGCTGACATCGTCGTCGGCGAGGGACAATCCTTCGGCATCCCCCTCAGTTTCGGCGGGCCCTCTCTGGGGATTTTCGCCACGCGCGAGCGGTTTGTGCGACAGATGCCTGGACGCATCGTCGGGCAAGCCTTCGATTCGCAAGGGCGACGCGGATTCGTCATGACCTTGGCGACGCGCGAGCAATACATCCGACGCGAGAAGGCGACCTCCAATATCTGCACGAGTCAGGAGTTGTGCG
The window above is part of the Blastocatellia bacterium genome. Proteins encoded here:
- the gcvT gene encoding glycine cleavage system aminomethyltransferase GcvT, translated to MTAQLKRSPLHETHEALGARFTEFAGWLLPLQYTGAIEEHLAVRTAAGLFDVSHMGRLEIRGRGALALIQKVTCNDAARLRDHQVQYSALTTERGTFVDDLTVYRVREDHFLLCVNAANREKDARWIREHREGEEAEVYDVSDQLAQLALQGPAASEILQLLTDVQLEHIRFYWFEQGEVAGVSCLISRTGYTGEDGFELYVPAASAEWVWNRLLDVGQAAGLKPCGLAARNTLRLEARMLLYGHDMDETTTVWEADLGWIVKLEKGDFIGRDALRRQKEEGLQRKLVGFEVHDRAPAREGYPVLVQGHVVGQVTSGSYAPFLQKNIGLTYLPIEHTTIGARFHIRVREREVEAEVVPTPFYKRPR
- the gcvH gene encoding glycine cleavage system protein GcvH, with translation MATYPEDCLYTREHEWIRVEDDVGVIGITDYAQEALGDIVYVELPSVGDHFSQGEPFGNVESVKAVSELYMPVSGEVVEVNADLTESPQLVNEDPYGDGWMVKIALSDPTELETLMSASEYEEYVKEEKKK
- the gcvPA gene encoding aminomethyl-transferring glycine dehydrogenase subunit GcvPA, whose translation is MRYIPNAPEERAEMLREIGCPTVEHLFRPIPERFRLREPLRLPPARSEAEVLAFSRELAARNAAATEYALFLGAGAYHHFIPSVVEALISRAEFTTVYTPYQPEIAQGTLQALFEYQTLICQLTGMEVANASLYDGSTALAEAVLMAERVTRRREILLADSVHPEYREVIRTYTRALGVNIRRLEYDPETGGIAQRGLAPSAETAALVVQSPNFFGVIEDIEALAERAHEVGALLIVVITEPISLGLIRPPGELGADIVVGEGQSFGIPLSFGGPSLGIFATRERFVRQMPGRIVGQAFDSQGRRGFVMTLATREQYIRREKATSNICTSQELCAIMAAIYLSTMGPRGLREVAEQNAQKAAYLAREISRQSGFRLRFSGSHFNEFVVQSERPVELVLDRLRERKILGGLPLGPYYPELRDCFLVCVTEMITRSMMETYLHVLDEL